The Thioalkalivibrio sp. XN279 genome contains the following window.
CGCCTGAGACAGGCGGGACTGACTGCCATGCAAGAGCAACCGGCGGGCCATGTCGCCATGACCAGCACGATCAACGCACTCAGCAACTGTGCGGAGATCCTCGATGCCCTGGTGGCCACGCTGCTCGGTGAGCAGCAGGCGTTCACCGAGCGGGATACAGAGGCGTTGCTGGCTGTGGCAGAACGCAAGCGCGCCCTGCTGGAAGACCTCAAGCGCTCGGCGCCCTGCCTGGTGGCGTTGCCCGAGGCGCCTCGCGTGCTGCGCGAGCGTATCGAGCACAGCTTCGAGCGCTGCCGGGAACTGAACCAGGTCACCGGCCGCTTCATTGCCGCAAACCGCGGCGCGACCGAAAAGGCGATCGCCGCGCTGCGTGGCGTGCCGCCGCCCATGCCTTCTTACGGGCGCCACGGCGCGTCCGACGACGAGCACGGGTCGCGCACGCTCGCGACCGCGTAGCCTGCTGTGCTCGCCCTGCGCCGCCGCCCGCGGCGACAGGTGACAAACCGCTAAAGCATCCCGCGCGCCGGCCGATAAATCCGGGGAACACATCCCACGGAACCCGGCCGAATGAAATCGCTCACCCTCCCCCCGGACCTGCGCATCCAGCATGCATCGAGCTTGCAGCAGCGACTGCTGCAGGCGCTCGAAGGTACGGGACGGTTGCGCCTGCGCGCCGCCGCCGTGGAACGCGTGGACGCCGCCGGGCTGCAGCTGCTGCTCGCGGCGCAGCACGAGGCCGACCGCCGCGGGCGCAGCATGGACCTCGAGGCGCCTGCCCCGGTCCTGCTCGAGGGCCTGCAGCGACTCGGGCTCGGCGACCGTATCCCAACCCAAGCAACCACGTCAGGCGGTGGCAAGCGCCGCCGCAACCCGCAGGAAAAGGTCAATGGCAAAAATCCTGGTAGTTGATGACTCCGCGTCGATGCGGCAGATGGTGAGCTTCACCCTGCAGAGCGCGGGACACGAGGTGCGCGAAGCCGACGACGGTCAAACCGCCCTGCCGGCCGCGCAGCAAAACGGCTTCGACCTCGTCATCTCCGACGTCAACATGCCGAAGATGGACGGCATCACCCTGGTGAAGTCATTGCGCGG
Protein-coding sequences here:
- a CDS encoding flagellar protein FlgN gives rise to the protein MQEQPAGHVAMTSTINALSNCAEILDALVATLLGEQQAFTERDTEALLAVAERKRALLEDLKRSAPCLVALPEAPRVLRERIEHSFERCRELNQVTGRFIAANRGATEKAIAALRGVPPPMPSYGRHGASDDEHGSRTLATA
- a CDS encoding STAS domain-containing protein yields the protein MKSLTLPPDLRIQHASSLQQRLLQALEGTGRLRLRAAAVERVDAAGLQLLLAAQHEADRRGRSMDLEAPAPVLLEGLQRLGLGDRIPTQATTSGGGKRRRNPQEKVNGKNPGS
- a CDS encoding response regulator produces the protein MAKILVVDDSASMRQMVSFTLQSAGHEVREADDGQTALPAAQQNGFDLVISDVNMPKMDGITLVKSLRGMPEFRFTPILLLTTESSPEKKIEGKNAGATGWIVKPFNPEQLLATVQRVLG